One window of the Niallia circulans genome contains the following:
- a CDS encoding metal-dependent hydrolase, with product MDTGTHIVMGVALGGLATLDPVVASDPATTTGVIIATIIGSQIPDIDTVLKLRNNAVYIRNHRGVTHSIPAVLLWPLLILAVMYPLFPEANLFHLWLWTFIAVFLHVFVDIFNAYGTQALRPFTNKWVALGIINTFDPIIFSMHIVAILFWLFGADPGYTFLTLYIVLIGYYLLRVFTQRQVKINVKKRIPDAKEIILSPTMRYNHWRIAVMTDDSFYVGRSHQHEIEIYDKFHRIPVPDTPVLTAAQKDKNLSAFLSFSPVFRWEVIELDDQYQVRFIDLRYRSNGHYPFVAVVHLDLNLNIITSYTGWIFSEDKLKKKLDILTN from the coding sequence TTGGATACAGGAACTCATATTGTTATGGGAGTTGCACTTGGTGGGTTAGCCACGTTAGACCCAGTTGTTGCTTCTGATCCTGCAACAACTACAGGTGTAATAATCGCCACCATCATCGGCTCACAAATACCAGATATCGATACAGTATTAAAATTAAGAAATAATGCCGTTTATATACGCAACCACCGTGGAGTGACACACTCCATCCCAGCAGTACTTTTGTGGCCCCTACTTATACTTGCTGTCATGTACCCGCTTTTCCCAGAGGCAAATTTGTTCCATTTATGGCTTTGGACGTTTATAGCTGTTTTCCTGCATGTGTTTGTCGATATATTTAATGCGTATGGAACGCAGGCTCTTCGTCCTTTTACAAATAAATGGGTCGCATTGGGGATTATTAATACATTTGATCCCATCATTTTCTCCATGCATATTGTAGCAATCCTATTCTGGTTATTCGGCGCAGATCCTGGCTATACCTTTTTAACTTTATATATCGTACTGATTGGCTATTACCTTCTGCGGGTATTTACACAACGGCAGGTAAAAATAAATGTGAAAAAAAGAATTCCAGATGCAAAGGAAATCATTTTATCGCCAACCATGAGATATAACCATTGGCGTATCGCTGTGATGACCGACGACTCCTTCTATGTCGGCAGGTCCCATCAGCACGAAATTGAAATCTACGATAAATTCCATCGTATTCCAGTTCCAGATACACCAGTTCTAACCGCAGCTCAAAAAGATAAGAACCTATCTGCTTTCTTATCCTTCTCTCCTGTATTTCGGTGGGAAGTTATCGAGCTGGATGACCAATACCAAGTCCGCTTCATTGATTTACGCTACCGAAGCAATGGACACTATCCATTTGTCGCCGTTGTTCATCTCGATCTAAACTTGAATATCATC